The uncultured Methanomethylovorans sp. genome contains a region encoding:
- a CDS encoding MEMO1 family protein, protein MRQAIVAGKFYPADSTALKKELDNCFSDIVIDAKSGIKGTIVPHAGYVYSGRVAAHSYAVLPPADTYIILGPNHTGYGSPIALSTDSWLTPLGKVEVDKELKEGIAGSIIDQDELAHRFEHSIEVQIPFLQYRFKHDFKIFPICMGMQDEEIAIEVGTEIARAIMDTGRKAVIIASSDFTHYQPARVAESNDKYLIKSILNMNVHEFYNRLYEKDISACGFGPIAATITAARELGASRADLLKYATSGEVTGDNSGVVGYASLTLE, encoded by the coding sequence ATGAGACAGGCTATAGTTGCGGGTAAATTTTACCCGGCTGATTCAACTGCTTTGAAAAAAGAGTTAGATAATTGTTTCAGTGACATCGTAATTGATGCAAAGTCTGGCATAAAGGGTACGATAGTACCCCACGCCGGCTATGTCTACTCTGGAAGGGTTGCAGCTCACTCATATGCCGTGCTACCACCGGCAGATACCTATATAATACTTGGTCCAAACCATACAGGCTATGGATCTCCAATTGCTCTTTCAACTGATAGTTGGCTAACACCTCTTGGAAAAGTAGAGGTAGATAAGGAGTTGAAAGAGGGGATCGCTGGTAGCATAATCGATCAAGATGAGCTTGCTCATCGATTCGAGCATTCGATCGAGGTGCAGATACCATTCCTTCAGTACCGTTTTAAGCATGATTTCAAGATATTTCCCATATGTATGGGAATGCAGGATGAAGAAATAGCCATTGAGGTTGGCACGGAAATTGCTAGGGCGATCATGGACACCGGTAGGAAAGCTGTCATAATTGCTTCAAGCGATTTCACACATTATCAACCTGCACGCGTAGCAGAGAGTAATGACAAATACCTGATAAAATCTATTCTGAATATGAACGTGCATGAATTTTACAACCGGCTGTATGAAAAGGATATATCAGCATGTGGTTTTGGACCCATTGCAGCAACCATTACTGCAGCAAGAGAGCTTGGAGCAAGCAGAGCAGACCTTCTTAAGTATGCAACTAGTGGAGAAGTAACAGGCGATAATTCCGGTGTAGTAGGATACGCCTCTTTAACCTTAGAATGA
- a CDS encoding mevalonate kinase, with translation MRTITCSAPGKIYLFGEHAVVYGESAICCAVDLRTRVQADISDGIRISSVLGDTGIDHNKYPYVSKVIEQMSEIVDIKGVNLRIESNIPVGSGLGSSAAVTIATIQALNLLFGCGLQLEDVATLGHNIERAIQGAASPTDTYVSTMGGIVMVPLKKKLNLIDCGIVIGNTGRFSSTRELVSNVALLKKHYPDIIDTILSTIGRISITGEELVVKKEYESIGQLMNINQGLLDAIGVSSSELANLIYTARNSGAYSAKITGAGGGGCMIALTRSSDVERVASAITQAGGEAIITKVTEHGVKVEH, from the coding sequence ATGCGAACAATAACATGCTCTGCTCCCGGTAAGATATACCTGTTCGGCGAACATGCAGTAGTATACGGAGAAAGCGCAATATGTTGTGCTGTAGATCTGCGCACCCGAGTACAGGCTGATATAAGCGATGGTATACGGATTAGTTCTGTATTAGGTGACACAGGAATTGACCACAACAAGTACCCTTACGTGTCAAAAGTAATAGAACAGATGTCAGAAATAGTGGACATTAAAGGTGTAAACCTGCGCATAGAATCCAATATACCTGTTGGCTCTGGCCTGGGTTCATCTGCAGCAGTGACCATAGCCACCATCCAAGCATTGAACTTATTGTTCGGATGTGGTCTGCAATTAGAAGATGTGGCAACCCTCGGCCACAATATTGAAAGAGCGATACAGGGTGCAGCCAGCCCAACTGATACTTATGTAAGTACCATGGGCGGAATTGTCATGGTACCTCTGAAAAAGAAGCTTAATCTCATTGATTGTGGCATAGTGATAGGCAACACCGGCAGGTTCTCTTCTACCAGAGAACTGGTGTCCAATGTAGCACTACTTAAAAAACATTATCCGGACATAATAGACACAATTCTTTCCACCATTGGAAGGATATCAATTACCGGAGAAGAATTGGTAGTTAAAAAGGAATACGAATCTATAGGCCAGCTCATGAACATAAACCAGGGACTTCTTGATGCCATCGGCGTCAGCAGTTCAGAGCTTGCAAATCTTATATATACAGCCCGCAACAGCGGTGCATACAGTGCGAAAATAACAGGTGCAGGAGGAGGAGGGTGTATGATAGCATTAACTCGTTCTTCTGATGTTGAAAGAGTAGCTTCTGCGATAACACAAGCCGGAGGAGAAGCCATTATAACAAAAGTAACTGAACATGGAGTGAAAGTGGAGCATTAA